The Carassius gibelio isolate Cgi1373 ecotype wild population from Czech Republic chromosome B12, carGib1.2-hapl.c, whole genome shotgun sequence genome has a segment encoding these proteins:
- the prr15lb gene encoding proline-rich protein 15-like protein B, whose translation MADPAWWKITFLKKKKSEPKVLYEIPPDFSTNNANKDLGNDNADSNLDARLEKIVDKSATKGRHVKVSHSGRFKEKKKIRATLAENPSLFPEPARTDKNHVEK comes from the coding sequence ATGGCCGACCCTGCCTGGTGGAAGATCACCTTCCTGAAGAAAAAGAAGTCAGAGCCAAAGGTCCTGTATGAAATACCACCCGACTTCAGCACCAACAATGCGAATAAAGACCTGGGCAACGACAACGCAGACAGCAATTTAGACGCCAGACTGGAAAAAATAGTGGATAAATCTGCCACCAAGGGCCGTCATGTAAAAGTCTCCCATTCTGGTCGGtttaaagagaagaagaagattcGCGCGACTCTGGCAGAAAATCCAAGCCTTTTCCCCGAACCTGCTCGGACTGACAAAAACCATGTGGAAAAATAA